A genome region from Triticum aestivum cultivar Chinese Spring chromosome 2B, IWGSC CS RefSeq v2.1, whole genome shotgun sequence includes the following:
- the LOC123041738 gene encoding ethylene-response factor C3-like — MSDPSSTASSYSTSPRLTTGVVNFLARRAMTTQNHHRAAASLHSPGSSTGSADTAPWHHRAPATPPPLLPFHASDADEMLLLDMLSQHQEDMHTDTATAPVPTATAATAVKREVSEEEEAKVAAGGSRRAFRGVRKRPWGKFAAEIRDSTRDGVRVWLGTFDSPEAAALAYDQAAFAIRGGAAVLNFPADQVRRSLEGAEDDVCGRADGLSPVLALKRRHSMHRRAATKQKVRTVRTGRPEGVMELEDLGAEYLEELLGLSDDMMTSASSSWCSSHHSI, encoded by the coding sequence ATGTCTGATCCAAGCAGCACAGCTTCCTCTTATTCCACGTCACCCCGGCTCACCACCGGCGTCGTCAACTTCTTGGCGCGCCGCGCCATGACCACGCAGAACCACCACAGAGCAGCAGCATCCCTCCACTCGCCAGGCTCCTCCACCGGCTCCGCCGACACTGCGCCATGGCACCACCGCGCCCCGGCCACGCCGCCGCCTCTGCTCCCGTTCCACGCCAGCGACGCCGACGAGATGCTGCTGCTCGACATGCTCTCCCAGCACCAGGAGGACATGCACACCGACACCGCGACAGCGCCCGTTCCCACCGCGACGGCGGCAACGGCCGTGAAGCGAGAGGTcagcgaagaggaggaggccaAGGTGGCCGCGGGCGGCAGTAGGCGCGCGTTCCGCGGGGTGCGGAAGCGGCCGTGGGGCAAGTTCGCGGCGGAGATCCGGGACTCGACGCGGGACGGCGTCCGGGTGTGGTTGGGCACGTTCGATAgcccggaggcggcggcgctcgcgtACGACCAGGCCGCCTTCGCCATACGGGGCGGCGCCGCCGTGCTCAATTTCCCCGCCGACCAGGTCCGGCGCTCGCTCGAGGGCGCAGAGGACGACGTGTGTGGCCGCGCCGACGGGTTGTCACCCGTGCTCGCGCTGAAGCGGCGCCACTCCATGCATAGGAGGGCGGCGACAAAACAAAAGGTCAGGACCGTACGGACGGGCCGGCCGGAGGGCGTGATGGAGCTTGAGGACCTCGGCGCAGAATACCTCGAGGAGCTGCTCGGCCTCTCCGACGACATGATGACGTCTGCCTCCAGTTCATGGTGCTCGAGTCATCACTCCATCTGA